From the Lathyrus oleraceus cultivar Zhongwan6 chromosome 4, CAAS_Psat_ZW6_1.0, whole genome shotgun sequence genome, one window contains:
- the LOC127136062 gene encoding uncharacterized protein LOC127136062 has protein sequence MEEDDFTLEPPHSLKYKLKSSLCFSCCFSHRRVKPRIVRSSSLGTHDKSRSTEFSHLKEKCSNFISRLSRHRRRHSADFHYDPLSYALNFEDDANGEKSVNNLKSFSARLPASPPSTPSPNSTNASVEIAARS, from the coding sequence ATGGAGGAAGACGATTTCACTCTGGAACCGCCGCATTCTCTCAAATACAAACTCAAATCATCGCTATGTTTTTCGTGCTGTTTCTCTCACCGCCGCGTGAAGCCGCGGATCGTTCGGAGTTCATCTCTCGGAACTCACGATAAGTCTCGCTCAACCGAATTCTCGCACTTGAAAGAGAAGTGCAGCAATTTCATCTCCCGGCTATCTCGTCACCGTCGCCGCCATTCCGCCGATTTTCACTACGATCCTCTTAGTTACGCGTTGAATTTCGAGGACGACGCCAACGGCGAGAAATCCGTCAACAATCTCAAGAGTTTCTCCGCGAGATTACCGGCTTCTCCTCCATCCACGCCGTCGCCGAATTCCACAAATGCATCAGTCGAAATCGCGGCTCGTAGTTGA